tcatcatttttttttgtcttcacCTTTTATATTTCCCGCAATTAGATGTAGATGATAGCAGAATACAAAAccctttaaaaaaatagttttattttgtctAATTTTCTTACGATAAATTATGTGTTATTGAAAATTGATATCAATAAACTTTATTGTAATTTTCGATGAATTCTAAATTGCACGTATTTCTTAAACAGTGTCTTTTATGATAGTACCGGTTATCAACATccataaatagttaaaataatatttttcttcctttctttttaaatgtcTTTTATAGTTCTCTGGGATACATTTTTTACGTAAAAGAATgcaatacattttatttataacaacaataaatatttgttaaacttttaattttattcctttAACTTCTATATCACAACAAAATACGCATAcggattaattaaaatttattggtaaaaagaaattaatattatttaaactttgaaaatgattattatataaaagtaaaagtgcTTGAAAAGTTAgacaatgaaaaagaagaaggaagacaAGTAGATACATGATAGACATgggattaattaaaaaaagacgTATTGTTGAAAATATGGCTTAAAAACtgattgttattataaaataaagaaagaaaaattacatttagtatataaaatatattagtaataatatttaactCTCAGACGAGGATATCTGGGAATATACTCTTTATGAAGGGTGGACCAAACCAAATGTAGAAAGAGACACTTATATACTTAATCTAGAAATTTGGTCATTTTCatcaaatggaaaaaaaaaaaattcaatgttttccattattttaatatgaccACCAGATTATTAATATTGGTTAATAGGTCATAGAAGAAGTGTTTATTATTGAAGAAAATAGGAAGATGTAAAATGAATGCGAGTTGAATTTTCTAGATGTTTTTCTTTAGGAAATGTAATACGAAAATTCTAAGACcatgaaaaagtgaaagaaaaaagacaGCGAGAGTTTGTTATTTGTTGCATGGATTTTAGtcgttgttgtttttttgtttgggTACGCTGTTATTTATGAACGTTAAAATTAGGAATTTCACGTTTCGTGTAAAGGCCCCACTTATCCTGACACCCAATCCTTGCTGTAATTGATTCCTTCGTCGTTGAAGTTTTCTCCTTTTCCTCCTTTTTGTCCCTTCTTCCCCTCCACAGGGCATGTAAGTACCTTAATTTGCAGAGACATTTGTGATTCTTATACTAAGGTGTTTAGAATGTGAAGCATTTCGCTTTTGTCCCCTTTATTGTGCTTTTTGTTCCTCCTGGTCCTTGTTTTTGTACCTTTTGAATCATGTTATGTTATGGCTTTGATGGTTTTTGAATTCTGTTATATGGGTTCTTCTCATTCTCCATTTTGTATCTTCCATTTTTCTGTTCTGTTAGTTTCTAATGGAACTTATGGCGCTTTTGACTTTGATTTGGAACTTCTGATGGCTTATTGAATGCTGTTTTTCGCTTCATCCTTGTTTGGTCATTCCATTGCATTAATGAATCCAAAGAAGCTCATTGCTTTATCTTTGGaaaggcaatttttttttactatgtcTGGGTTTCTTGTCCTTTTCATCAATGGGGTTTGAAAGACTTTTGTATGATACATCAGTTAAAATTTGCTTTTAGCATGAAATTCtatctttcttttacaattcgTGTTTGAATTCAGCATGCATTACATTGAAACACATGGAACTTACTCactttttcataactttttttcatctattttctttttgttctgaACGATGTTTGttcattttatgttattaattcAAAATCTATTTCTCTTTGTTTTGCCAGACAAAGGAATTGCACATGGGGAGGAAAGGGTGGTTTTATTCAGTGAAgaaagttttcttttctgattcCAAAAAGGAACAGGTACGTGAATAACTCCTATTATTGCCTCTGACATGAATAGAAGAAAGAACATTTCCTTGAAATGGGATAATATTCTCATGCAAAACAATTTTGTTTGCGCTTAAAAAACAGAAACATTCTTCTCATCATCAGCAACAACATCATCCTAAACCACCAAAGTTAGGATGTTTTGGGGCTTATCACCCCGATGATCTAGAAGGAGCACCAATTGCTGTTGTTCCCTCACTTCCACCAAGAAAAGACACCACACCAAGAAGTTTGCCAGAGAATGAACAGAATAACCAGGCCTTTTCTTTGGTTTTGGCTACTGCCGTGGCTGCAGGGGCTGCTGTAGCCGCTGCTGCAGAGGTTTCTCGTCCCTCAACCACGAGTcgtcaaaatgtaaaattgaatgATGACATGGCTGCTACCACGATTCAAACAGCCTATCGTGGATATTTGGTATGGACTTTTATCAATCATATTTATTGGGAACAAACAATGCTTCAGAAATGAAATAACCAATGAAAGGGAAGGCtcatcttatttaaaaaatcatttattttgcTTTGTTATGGGGAGAATTTGTATGTGTGCTGCAACAACATTGAACTGTGAGAGACTTTTATGTGTAATAATCGTTCTATTCTATATGTTATCTGGGTTTCAGGCAAGAAGATCCTTGCGAGGCCTGAGAGGTTTGGCGAGGTTGAGAACATTGGTGCAAGGGCAATCTGTTCAAAGGCAAGCAGCTACTACCTTGCAATGCATGCAAACTCTTTCACGGTTGCAGTCTCAGATTCGTGCAAGGAAGGTCAGAATGTCTGAGGAGAATCAGACTCTTAACCGGCAACTGCTGCAGAAACGTGAAAAGGAATTGGACAAGTTGCAAGCTAACGTAAGTAATGTGTATGTTACGTTGAAATTTATGCTAATGAGTTATGCAATACAATTGAGATGTATATTTGTCTCAGAGAATGTGTCTGGTACAATAATATTACTAGTGAATGTGTCTTATTTTCTGATTTATCTTATGACAAATTGTCAAGTGTTTCCCCTTTTTTGTTCATTACCCTTTTCAAAActcatgaaaatataattattgttatgcTAATGTTCTAAAGTGGCAAATACTTTTTCAGCAAATTGGAGAAAAATGGGACGATAGCTCGAAATCAAAGGAGCAAGTTGAGGCACAGGTGTTGAACAGGCAGATAGCAGCTATGAGAAGACAGAAGGCCTTGGCATATGCATCAACACATCAGGTAAGGAGATATTGCCTTCTAGATTTTAATGGAACAAGAGAAACGAGTTTTTGAACCAGTTGCATTTTTTATGCATACTATCTAAGCCCATGCACGAAGGAgtccattttattttactgcACTAATCAATCTCTTCAACAGCAAACACGGAAGAACTCTTCAAAATCTGCCACAAATGCTACATTTATGGATCCAAACAATCCCCACTGGGGCTGGAACTGGCTAGAGCGATGGATGGCTACTAGGCCATGGGAAGATCAAAACACTACCTACCACATTGGTCATGCATCTGCTAAGAGTGGTGCAAAAAACACCATGTCAGTTGGTGAAATCACAAAATTATACTCTCTCCGGGACCAGAACAATGATGTCAAAACACCCCCAgaaaaccaaaaaccaaaatccCCTTCAAAAAGAGACCCAAGGGTCTCGCTAGCCAATGTAACAAGGCCAAAGGTATCAAGTGGTTCATGGGGTGGTGAAGGTGATTCAAAATCCATGTTTTACAAAGTCCATGAAAACAATCGCAGGCACAGCATTGGAGTGTCACCACTGAATGATGACGAGATCCCTTCAAGCTCTTCACCTGCTTTTCCAAGTCACACAACACCATCCACCCAGGTTGCAAAGGCCAAGCCATCATCCAAAGGGAGAAGTTCATCATTTGCTGCACAAAGAAATACAACACCCGAAAAAACAGCTTCTGCTCCTTTAAAGAAGAGACTCTCTTTCCCTTCTTCTCCAGCCGGTGCAAGAAGGTATTCTGTTTCAACCAGACCTGGAAATGTGGCTTCCAACAAGAGTGTTGCTAATGGTTCCTCCCctgaagagaaaatgagagtgagaaggtAGAGATGCATCATGCATGCCATTGGTGTACTTAGAATAGAAACATGAACAAAGATTATTCAAATTACAAAAGGTGGCACCAATATCTTTTATAGTAGTCTCTATCAACTTTTTCTTCACAAGCCATGTTGTTGGTGCAATGGAAGGAGATGCAATAAAATTTGACTGATCAAGTATTCATTTGATCCCCACAGTTGTCTTTATAACCATGCagacaactttttcttttactttaactGACTGTAGTAGTTCCATGTTATATATGTAACAAGATTATTGCTTTTGGGGGCGATATTTAAACATACATTATGTAAACATGTACTACATTGTTTATCCCCTTTGTAAAGTACTCATGAATTCAAGACCATATGGTTCTGGCTCTGATGGACCATGTTGTATCTACTCTTCATTCCATGTTATGTTTTTGAGAACCATATGTTTGGAAttcaaaaatgtatttttttattttaattataataaattgttattaaactgaaaaagtaaagaatcaaccaaatttaaaaatttgaattgaaatttatggtgaaaaaaaaagaggtgaTGTGAAGAGTGAACGTTGACAATGATGTTGGTGGCAGTGGTGGTCAAAGGATACCAACAGCGACCCATTGGATTGGAGATGGCGGTTTTAAGAGTGCTAAACCAACGGTGATCTTGATAAAGGTTTTAGGTGACATCAACTTTGTAATTATGATTGTTGGAGAGTTTAAAGGtggaaaaagagaagagaaaaaattattgaaaaaaatttcatctagttttacCTTTGTTtctgtaaaaattattttcgtttaaaaagattttattaaaataaacataaactaaatattacaaaaagaTATAATTTCTCTTGTCAAGCCACAataatgattaatatatatatatatatatatatatatatatatatatatatatatatatatatatatatttaaatttgattcaattccACCTATATCTTTTTACTCCAACAAAAGGTATGAAGGAAACCCCACTTAAATTATTAGCTTGACGGGATTGTTTGATgatttgattttctaaaaatGGTTCAaggtattataaaaaatttacttaaaaaaatgttaggctaaataaataaaatatttcaatacaGAAgccacgaaaaaaaaaaatgattgctAACAATCTTCAGccacaaaagaataaaattttaggaAAAAGAGTTTTATTAGTATCTCGTAAAAGATaattctttatttgtatttaaaattcttacaatttgaaaatttagcaCCGTATATGCAACCATCGAAAGAAACTCTCTGATGGGTTTTAATGTGTGGTTAACTGCAGAAGAGATAAAGACTCAAAAAATTTGCAGTTGTCCAATCAAAACTTGAGTGTGTGATGACTATTGGCAAATACAAAACCACTTGGCATGAACTTGGCCATTAAAAATTTCCTCAGCATAgtgtataattaataataatataaataaataaataatatatttgaagaaGTCATCCATACAAGTTGTGCTTTCAAATAAGCATTTTGGGGTGTATATGTGTATGTGTCTTTTGCCTTGTTGTTTTGCACTTGTTCTAACCCTGCAATTACTGTTCAATCTGCCATGAAAAACAAGCATGAGTTGAACCATTTcacttcaaatttcatttcacaAAGCAAGTTTTATCTGATAATGCCATCGTCAATAACAAGAAGGGTCACAACCCTTCAGTGGTGACCCCAATTCTCACTCCTACATGGCCTTGCGTCAGCTATTATCCATTCATCAGCATTCATTATTCATTAtccaaaacacaataaaaaccTTTGAAAATTTCAGCCCAGGTGTTAGTACAGTCAATATAGaaatgtttcctttttttttctttggtaagAAAGGgatacatatttattttggtcATACATGAccatatgaatatttttttaatgttttagctTCAAAGCTTAGAGTAGTGTTGTAcacaaataacaaaacaaaaaatgtggCTAACACATTTTGCATAACAAGCCCATATTAGTATAAGGAATACCATGTTAATGTAAGAAAACACTCTTTCTTCTATTTATTGAAAGTTATAAACAAgatttattaaacataaaataagtcTCCAAAATTTTATCATTCTTAATGGAttccttataataataataataataataacaaaaataataataataataataataataattataataataatagtaaataactTGTTTGTAAAAAAGAAGTTCATGTAAATTATGCATTTGATTTTTGTTGCATTAAATGGTCTTAATTTTTCtgtgaaaaaagaagaaaaaaaaaaggaaaataaaacttCTCAGTTTCTGTTCTTTGATTCTCATTGTGCTTCTTGCTTACTTAATGTGCTTCTTCCTCTGCCACCCATATAAGTTTTTTGCGCAAACTCTGTCCTAAACCAGGGCTTGATGCTCTTTGTCTCTTGTCTCAATCTTATCCAAATTCTTCCCTTCAAATTTTTTCACTCTTTCCTTTCTTCACCACACCATCTCTCTTCTCTGTACCGAAATGGGTATAATCTTGAACCGAAATGTGCAATCTTTATTGGTCCCGTCTTAAGAGTGGATTCTTTTCCATCTATATGCTCGATTGGGTCATCCGTTTTAATCCCGTTTTCGTAACAGCTTGATATTTCTCtgttgattttaattctttttgtaaattttttgcACTTTCAAGTTTTCTTTCTGATAAGGGCGTAGAAAAAGGCTGCGACTTTTTCAAAGGGTTGATTAGAAATGGTGTCAGGGAGCGACCCAGTTGAGTCTTTTTTCAATTCCGTTCAGGTTGTGAAGGAATCGCTGTTGCCACTGGAAGTGGGTTTTCGGAAGGCGGCGAAGGATCTTGAGCATTGTTTGGCAGGGCCAAAGAACAAGGTCAATGGTGTTTGTTTGATTGCCCCACTGAGGGAAGGTTGTGAATTTCAGATCTGTgatgtgaagaagaagaaggggtTGTCAATGAAGGTTCCTTTGAAGGCTTTCTGGGGCATGTTTTCACAGAATTCAGGGAATGGTGGCGGCGGTAATAGAGCTCAAGTGGGTAAAGAAGACGGGCCTTCATGCACCAATTGTTTGCAGTTTGCCGTGACTTGGTCCTTATTGGTTAATGGGTTCCTTCAGTCTCTGCCACTTCCTTTCAAATCTGGAAAGAAAAAGTGTCATAAAGTGTGTGATGAAGATAAGCCAAGTTCTTGCATGAGGTCCACTGTTTCATCATGTGATTTGAAGCAGGATGAATCCAAGGGGGTTCAGTTTGGTAGAGCAGTTTGGGAGAAGGGTGTGAAGAGGAAGGATGGGAAGCATGTTTCACTTGATTGCGTTATAGGTTTTATTTTTGATCAGTTATCTCAGACTATTCAGAGTCTTGATCATGGGGAGCAAGAAAATCATGATGACCTGGACTCTGGGAAACCATGTCTGCCCCAACCTTCTTTTCCTCATTTTGGTAATGTGAATGCACTTACAGGTTTCTTGGAGGAACACAAAGTATATGTCAATGGTTTCTTGGGGAATTTGAGGTTTGCAAAGGTGGGTGGTGTACCATCAACCGTGCCTGGAGAAGAAAGCCCTTCCACAAACGGGGAGGGAGACAGTAgcaatagtaataataataataatggtaatgGTAGTGGTAATAATGAAAACAAGGATGAAAACGGAGGAAATTCGCCACAGAAGGTTGCCAGCAACATATTCAGTATTCCCCTCTCAAATGTGGAACGTCTAAAGTCTACACTTTCCACAGTTTCATTGACAGAATTGGCTGAACTGCTACCACAACTGGGAAAAACTTCTAAAGACCATCCTGATAAGAAGAAACTAATCTCGGTGCAAGATTTTTTTAGATACACAGAGGCTGAAGGTATGTCATATTACATCGGAtaggaatttttttattttccaaatttgCTTGCATAAGATACCAGCACACACTTCTAATTAACTGCAGTTATCTGTTAAAACATGGAGTCAATTGGAGTTGGGATTATGGtgtaattcaattatttaaaattgtgaaTTCATTTATTAGAATATACATGTACATAGTAATAGTATAGAAGATGCTGGTATACATGGACTGGGGAGGGATATATGAGAAATCTGTTTCGGCAAATACGAAAGTATAGATTAGTACATTTTTAACTGTTAAAGGAATTGACATGAATCCGATTCATGTAAAGATATTTCCAATTAGCTTATACTTTCTGTTCCTAGGTATGGCAGGGATGTAATATCATTGAGGggtataatataatttgagtAAACAGTAATGTAAGTTAGTTTAATAAATCTGCTTCTGGTTTTCAAATGCAGTGCTTTGATTATCGGAGatcaatttgtttttaatagaTTTGATTTTTGGAAACGTGAAGGGGTGAAGATTGATTAGGAATCATAGGAATGAAATATGGAATCCTAGGGTTGTGGCCTAGGGTAGACTTCAGATGAAATGTTCGCTTAAAATTCATAGATGAGAAGCAATATTGTGAATGTCAATAGAGAAGACCTTGcgaacattttaaaaaatgttttcaaaattttaccatcagcatttcatttcttttttaccCCCTTATcagtttttaaactttatattacaaaataactttataaaacaaaaacctaAAACCACAATCAATCAGGAACTTATTTTTTCTGGACTAGTGTTTGGGCATTGCGGCAATAAATCTCTGTATGATC
This genomic interval from Vigna radiata var. radiata cultivar VC1973A chromosome 8, Vradiata_ver6, whole genome shotgun sequence contains the following:
- the LOC106769986 gene encoding protein IQ-DOMAIN 1, translating into MGRKGWFYSVKKVFFSDSKKEQKHSSHHQQQHHPKPPKLGCFGAYHPDDLEGAPIAVVPSLPPRKDTTPRSLPENEQNNQAFSLVLATAVAAGAAVAAAAEVSRPSTTSRQNVKLNDDMAATTIQTAYRGYLARRSLRGLRGLARLRTLVQGQSVQRQAATTLQCMQTLSRLQSQIRARKVRMSEENQTLNRQLLQKREKELDKLQANQIGEKWDDSSKSKEQVEAQVLNRQIAAMRRQKALAYASTHQQTRKNSSKSATNATFMDPNNPHWGWNWLERWMATRPWEDQNTTYHIGHASAKSGAKNTMSVGEITKLYSLRDQNNDVKTPPENQKPKSPSKRDPRVSLANVTRPKVSSGSWGGEGDSKSMFYKVHENNRRHSIGVSPLNDDEIPSSSSPAFPSHTTPSTQVAKAKPSSKGRSSSFAAQRNTTPEKTASAPLKKRLSFPSSPAGARRYSVSTRPGNVASNKSVANGSSPEEKMRVRR